Proteins encoded together in one Roseibacterium elongatum DSM 19469 window:
- a CDS encoding HesB/IscA family protein, translating into MFGIPGKQAVTLTPAAARQIAKLMAQGGTQGLRIGVKKGGCAGMEYTMDYVTEIDPNDEVVEQDGARVMIAPMAQMFLFGTEIDYEVSLLEASFKFRNPNVTDACGCGESIKFKDAEELAAERAAAQGG; encoded by the coding sequence ATGTTCGGCATTCCCGGAAAACAGGCCGTCACCCTCACACCCGCCGCCGCCCGGCAGATCGCCAAGCTGATGGCCCAAGGCGGCACACAGGGTCTGCGGATCGGTGTCAAGAAAGGCGGTTGCGCCGGCATGGAATACACCATGGATTACGTGACCGAGATCGACCCCAATGACGAGGTGGTCGAACAGGACGGCGCGCGCGTGATGATCGCGCCGATGGCGCAGATGTTCCTGTTCGGCACCGAGATCGATTACGAGGTCTCGCTGCTGGAGGCGTCGTTCAAGTTCCGCAACCCCAACGTGACCGATGCCTGCGGCTGCGGCGAGTCGATCAAGTTCAAGGATGCCGAGGAACTGGCGGCCGAACGCGCCGCCGCGCAAGGCGGCTGA
- a CDS encoding DUF3307 domain-containing protein — MAAHTFAALFLAHVIADYLAQTRWLVDNKRRPIALGTHIALVFLAMVLTTLTFSPWFLALTAAHLLIDILKTFGMPSGLPSYIADQLFHIASIVAVAVLAPGLWSLSPLSSVPALPQAYLIAGAVIFAARGGQYAVLTLLGGTEPPAREGVVTGWVERVGLCLAILMGLPLLVPAIMALKLIYVWRHWAQRSRQGRRRLVLGSVVSFTWAFGTALGLALLVPSALPG; from the coding sequence ATGGCCGCCCACACCTTTGCCGCGCTGTTTCTGGCACATGTCATCGCAGACTATCTGGCCCAGACACGCTGGCTGGTCGACAACAAGCGGCGTCCGATCGCGCTGGGCACCCATATCGCCCTTGTGTTTCTGGCGATGGTGCTGACGACCCTGACCTTTTCGCCCTGGTTTCTGGCGCTGACCGCCGCGCATCTGCTGATCGACATCCTCAAGACCTTCGGCATGCCATCGGGCTTGCCCAGCTACATCGCCGATCAGCTTTTTCACATCGCCTCGATCGTCGCTGTCGCCGTCCTGGCGCCGGGGCTGTGGTCGCTCAGCCCGCTCTCCTCGGTCCCGGCGCTTCCGCAGGCTTACCTGATCGCGGGCGCGGTCATCTTTGCCGCGCGTGGCGGGCAATATGCCGTGCTGACCCTGCTCGGCGGGACCGAGCCGCCGGCGCGCGAAGGCGTCGTGACAGGCTGGGTCGAGCGGGTGGGCCTGTGCCTGGCGATCCTGATGGGCCTGCCGCTGCTGGTGCCCGCGATCATGGCACTGAAGCTGATCTATGTCTGGCGCCATTGGGCGCAGCGGTCCCGGCAGGGACGCCGCCGCCTTGTGCTGGGCAGCGTGGTCAGCTTCACCTGGGCCTTTGGCACCGCACTGGGCCTTGCGCTGCTGGTGCCGTCGGCCCTGCCCGGTTGA
- a CDS encoding TfoX/Sxy family protein yields MAVAEADVAHAIELFSDLGDITTRKMMGGLCLYHQGKIFAILMADGSLWLKGAGAMVDSLTAEGCTRWTYQRAGRAPTVMPYWSMPESGLDDPEIACDWARRALSHL; encoded by the coding sequence TTGGCCGTCGCCGAGGCCGATGTCGCGCATGCGATCGAGCTGTTCTCGGATTTGGGAGATATCACAACGCGCAAGATGATGGGCGGCCTGTGCCTGTATCATCAGGGTAAGATCTTTGCGATCCTGATGGCCGACGGGTCCCTCTGGCTGAAGGGCGCGGGTGCGATGGTCGACAGTCTGACCGCCGAGGGCTGCACGCGCTGGACCTACCAGCGCGCGGGCCGGGCGCCGACGGTGATGCCCTATTGGTCGATGCCCGAAAGCGGACTGGACGATCCCGAAATCGCCTGCGACTGGGCCCGCCGCGCCCTGTCTCACCTGTAG
- a CDS encoding SUF system Fe-S cluster assembly protein: MTEHQEHLEGTPLIKPSSTDHPLYEQVVEACRSVYDPEIPVNIFDLGLIYTIEISPENAVHVTMTLTAPGCPVAGDMPGWLADSIEPLDGVKQVDVEITWDPPWGMDMMSDEARLELGFM, encoded by the coding sequence ATGACCGAACATCAAGAGCATCTCGAAGGCACGCCGCTGATCAAGCCGTCGTCCACGGATCATCCCCTGTACGAGCAGGTGGTCGAGGCCTGCCGCTCGGTCTATGACCCCGAGATTCCGGTGAACATCTTCGATCTGGGTCTGATCTACACGATCGAGATCTCGCCAGAGAACGCCGTCCATGTGACCATGACCCTGACCGCGCCGGGCTGCCCGGTGGCGGGCGACATGCCCGGCTGGCTGGCGGATTCGATCGAACCGCTGGATGGCGTGAAGCAGGTGGACGTGGAAATCACCTGGGATCCGCCCTGGGGCATGGACATGATGTCGGACGAGGCCCGCTTGGAACTGGGGTTCATGTAA